A single Pseudomonadota bacterium DNA region contains:
- a CDS encoding MFS transporter has protein sequence IWIAFLANGSGFWWLMPGFLVMGIAVSFFFVPPMRAVANALPDEKQGQAGGIMLTGQLLGGTMGMTVLGIVLVMTGDFQIVFATTVGLNIIVAVLAWAWFARDLKPSP, from the coding sequence CATCTGGATCGCTTTCCTGGCGAACGGGTCGGGCTTCTGGTGGCTGATGCCGGGTTTCCTGGTGATGGGCATCGCCGTCAGTTTCTTCTTCGTCCCGCCGATGCGCGCCGTCGCCAACGCGCTGCCCGACGAAAAGCAGGGGCAGGCCGGTGGGATCATGCTGACGGGGCAATTGTTGGGCGGCACCATGGGCATGACGGTGCTGGGCATCGTCCTGGTCATGACCGGCGATTTCCAGATCGTCTTCGCGACGACGGTTGGTCTCAACATAATCGTCGCTGTTTTGGCCTGGGCCTGGTTCGCGCGCGACCTGAAACCGTCACCATGA